Proteins encoded within one genomic window of Argiope bruennichi chromosome 7, qqArgBrue1.1, whole genome shotgun sequence:
- the LOC129976068 gene encoding uncharacterized protein LOC129976068: MVSHCESCITVKKMKLSDSETCKFVSLYREHECLWNVDSAAYKNKNLKRKALDTMTEAISSEIGLQDWTPELVKAKIKSLRGTYNIESRKIRASERSGIGAAEVYVPNLRWFHIMDEFMNVVKEKRNTTDNLNLSQLLRKQMLKGMVWRSSLHQHQRVLLTFLQCRLLSLNEAEPHLGKEKRGIGTCFK; encoded by the exons ATGGTATCACATTGTGAGAGCTGTATAActgtaaag AAAATGAAGCTGTCTGACAGTGAGACATGCAAATTTGTGTCCCTTTATCGGGAACATGAATGTCTATGGAATGTCGATAGCGCtgcatataaaaacaaaaatttaaaaagaaaggctCTGGATACCATGACTGAAGCCATTTCATCTGAAATAGGTCTTCAAGATTGGACTCCTGAGCTAGTAAAGGCTAAGATTAAAAGCCTTCGAGGAACATATAATATAGAGAGCAGAAAAATTAGAGCCTCCGAAAGATCGGGGATTGGCGCTGCAGAAGTTTATGTACCGAATCTCAGATGGTTTCATATAATGGACGAGTTCATGAATGTGGTGAAAGAAAAGAGGAATACGACAGACAATTTG AACCTCAGCCAACTGTTGAGAAAGCAGATGCTGAAAGGAATGGTGTGGAGATCATCTCTACATCAACACCAGCGAGTACTCCTCACCTTCCTTCAATGTCGACTCCTCAGTCTGAACGAGGCAGAACCTCATttgggaaaagaaaaaagaggaaTAGGGACTTGCTTCAAATAA